In Vitis riparia cultivar Riparia Gloire de Montpellier isolate 1030 chromosome 19, EGFV_Vit.rip_1.0, whole genome shotgun sequence, the following proteins share a genomic window:
- the LOC117909524 gene encoding probable LRR receptor-like serine/threonine-protein kinase At1g56130, whose protein sequence is MEIPFLWAGRGTCCIPFQITYGPLVSAIHAYQVSDETSSSSESNKKRIGKVVGIVVGCAGGVVIISSIFYLWWKKEASGHTRVQTESPRK, encoded by the exons ATGGAGATTCCTTTCTTATGGGCTGGAAGAGGCACTTGCTGCATTCCATTTCAAATCACATATGGACCATTAGTATCAGCCATCCATGCATATCAAG tGTCGGATGAAACTAGCTCTTCCTCCGAAAGCAACAAGAAGCGGATAGGAAAAGTAGTTGGAATAGTGGTTGGATGTGCAGGAGGGGTGGTGATAATCTCATCCATCTTCTACTTATGGTGGAAAAAGGAGGCATCCGGGCATACCCGAGTTCAAACAGAATCACCCAGGAAATGA